One Candidatus Hydrogenedentota bacterium DNA segment encodes these proteins:
- a CDS encoding ATP-binding cassette domain-containing protein, giving the protein MSGDLLVVRDLVKHFPVRQGVFSRTVGAVRAVDGVSFSIPKGATLSLVGESGSGKTTTGRLLLRLIEPTSGQVTFDGVDVTRADRHTLRALRKRMQIIFQDPYGSLNPRMTVQSMLAEILRVHRVVPRGDVKARVMELLDLVGMPAAAADRYPHEFSGGQRQRLGIARALAVEPDLIIADEPVSALDVSIQAQILNLMADLQQRLGLTYLFIGHDLGVVRHISTSVAVMYLGRIVETAPAAELFDAPVHPYTRALLAAAPVPDPSAHRDRVILGGDIPSPINPPTGCHFHPRCPDAVPDCARREQRLAGAGPGRRVACMVHAPGGE; this is encoded by the coding sequence ATGAGCGGCGACTTGCTCGTGGTGAGGGATTTGGTGAAGCACTTTCCCGTGCGGCAGGGGGTCTTCTCGCGGACCGTGGGCGCGGTGCGCGCCGTGGACGGCGTGAGTTTTTCGATACCCAAGGGGGCCACCCTCAGCCTGGTGGGCGAGAGCGGCAGCGGCAAGACCACCACGGGCCGGCTGCTCCTGCGGCTCATCGAGCCGACATCGGGCCAGGTGACCTTTGACGGCGTGGACGTGACCCGCGCGGACCGGCACACCCTGCGCGCCCTGCGCAAGCGCATGCAGATCATCTTCCAGGACCCCTACGGCTCGCTGAACCCGCGCATGACCGTGCAGTCCATGCTGGCGGAGATACTGCGGGTGCACCGCGTGGTCCCGCGCGGGGACGTGAAGGCCCGCGTGATGGAGCTGCTTGATTTGGTCGGCATGCCCGCCGCCGCCGCGGACCGCTACCCGCACGAGTTCAGCGGCGGCCAGCGCCAGCGCCTGGGCATCGCCCGCGCACTGGCGGTAGAGCCGGACCTGATCATCGCCGACGAGCCGGTCTCCGCGCTGGACGTTTCCATCCAGGCGCAGATACTCAACCTGATGGCCGACCTCCAGCAGCGCCTCGGCCTGACTTATCTCTTCATCGGCCACGACCTCGGCGTGGTCCGCCACATCTCCACCAGCGTCGCCGTGATGTACCTCGGGCGCATCGTCGAGACCGCGCCCGCCGCCGAACTTTTCGACGCGCCCGTGCATCCCTACACCAGGGCGCTGCTCGCCGCCGCCCCCGTGCCCGACCCGTCGGCGCACCGCGACCGCGTCATCCTCGGCGGGGACATCCCCAGCCCCATCAACCCGCCCACGGGCTGCCATTTTCACCCGCGCTGTCCCGACGCGGTCCCGGACTGCGCGCGGCGGGAGCAGCGGCTGGCCGGGGCGGGCCCCGGACGCCGCGTCGCCTGCATGGTGCACGCGCCCGGCGGGGAATAG
- a CDS encoding ABC transporter ATP-binding protein, with translation MAAESNILLSVRDLRTEFTTDQGTARAVDGVSFDLPAGKTLALVGESGCGKSVTAMSLMRLIPSPPGRVAGGEALFDGKDLLALPEREMRRIRGNDISMIFQEPMTSMNPVFRVGAQIAAVLRMHRRLDKAAAWRGAVEMMGRVGIPSAARRAEDYPHQMSGGMLQRVMIAMALSCGPRLLIADEPTTALDVTIQAQILELLRELQRNTGMTLLLITHDLGVVAETADEVAVMYAGRIVERAAADRLFKSPAHPYTRALFQSLPPMNRGAARLSTIRGSVPPATHFPSGCRFHPRCAEAMPVCALREPPFAGTAPGHAAACWLHHPNPPGGETVVPEKPEERA, from the coding sequence GTGGCCGCTGAAAGCAACATCCTGCTTTCCGTGCGGGACCTGCGCACGGAGTTCACCACCGACCAGGGCACGGCCCGGGCGGTGGACGGGGTGTCGTTTGACCTGCCCGCCGGGAAGACCCTGGCGCTGGTGGGCGAGAGCGGCTGCGGCAAGAGCGTGACGGCCATGTCCCTCATGCGGTTGATCCCCTCGCCGCCCGGACGCGTCGCCGGGGGGGAGGCGCTTTTCGACGGGAAGGACCTGCTGGCCCTGCCTGAACGGGAGATGCGCCGTATCCGGGGCAACGACATCTCCATGATTTTCCAGGAGCCCATGACCTCCATGAACCCCGTGTTCCGCGTGGGCGCCCAGATTGCCGCCGTGCTCCGCATGCACCGCCGCCTGGACAAGGCGGCGGCGTGGCGCGGGGCCGTGGAGATGATGGGGCGGGTGGGCATCCCGTCGGCGGCGCGGCGCGCGGAGGACTACCCGCACCAGATGTCCGGGGGCATGCTCCAGCGCGTGATGATCGCCATGGCGCTGTCATGCGGCCCGCGCCTGCTCATCGCGGACGAGCCGACCACCGCGCTGGACGTGACCATCCAGGCGCAGATCCTGGAACTGCTGCGGGAACTCCAGCGAAACACGGGCATGACGCTTCTGCTCATCACGCACGACCTGGGCGTGGTCGCCGAGACGGCGGACGAGGTGGCCGTGATGTACGCGGGGCGCATCGTGGAGCGGGCGGCGGCGGACAGGCTTTTCAAGTCACCGGCGCACCCCTACACCCGCGCGCTCTTCCAGTCGCTGCCGCCCATGAACCGGGGCGCGGCGCGGCTGAGCACCATCCGGGGGTCCGTGCCCCCGGCCACGCATTTCCCGTCCGGATGCCGGTTCCATCCGCGCTGCGCCGAGGCGATGCCCGTGTGCGCCCTGCGTGAGCCGCCCTTTGCGGGGACCGCGCCGGGGCACGCCGCGGCGTGCTGGCTGCACCACCCGAACCCGCCCGGCGGGGAAACCGTTGTCCCTGAAAAACCGGAGGAACGCGCATGA
- a CDS encoding ROK family protein, which translates to MTTPWILVPPSITPPLDPDFRPAVLSNRAFQEEVRRSGCGVPVVLGLERGDGSVSRFETAVLEDSHPKSEANHYYIERLVKFLLWQRGACKLWVGGPASVGEFLARCYNPGGIRAFDWHFMGRDVYEKPFEVVSCRPEEVPAENDVTKPLGRHLDGCRIGFDLGGSDRKVSAVVEGEAVYSEEVVWDPVNQSDPNYHYSEVMRALNAAAAKLPRVDAIGGSSAGVYVNNRAMIASLFRSIPRERFGEVREMFLRIREEMGVPLEIVNDGEVTALAGSMSLEDNGVLGIAMGTSEAGGYVTMDGNITGWLNELAFCPVDYNPDAPVEEWSGDVGVGARYFSQQCVFRLAPAAGIDLPLNVTNADKLKAAQAKLESGDAGARRIWESMGVYLGYTLAHYADFYTLKHVLILGRCTSGSGGDLILDGARRVLEREFPEVAARVEIQLPDEKSRRVGQSIAAASLPVIGK; encoded by the coding sequence GTCAAACCGCGCCTTTCAGGAGGAGGTCCGCCGTTCCGGGTGCGGCGTGCCGGTGGTGCTGGGGCTGGAGCGGGGCGACGGCTCGGTGTCCCGGTTTGAGACGGCCGTGCTGGAGGATTCCCACCCGAAATCGGAGGCGAACCACTATTACATCGAGCGGCTGGTGAAGTTCCTGCTGTGGCAGCGGGGTGCGTGCAAACTGTGGGTGGGCGGCCCGGCATCGGTGGGTGAATTTCTGGCGCGATGCTACAACCCCGGCGGCATCCGCGCGTTCGACTGGCATTTCATGGGCCGGGACGTGTACGAGAAGCCCTTTGAGGTGGTTTCCTGCCGTCCGGAGGAGGTGCCCGCCGAGAATGACGTCACGAAACCCCTGGGCCGCCATTTGGACGGCTGCCGAATCGGGTTCGATTTGGGCGGCTCGGACCGGAAGGTGTCCGCAGTGGTGGAGGGCGAGGCGGTGTACAGCGAGGAGGTGGTGTGGGACCCGGTGAACCAGTCGGACCCAAACTACCACTATTCCGAGGTCATGCGGGCGTTGAATGCGGCGGCGGCGAAGCTGCCGCGCGTGGACGCCATCGGCGGAAGTTCGGCGGGGGTCTATGTGAACAACCGCGCCATGATCGCGTCCCTGTTCCGGTCCATACCGAGGGAACGCTTCGGCGAGGTGCGCGAGATGTTCCTGCGCATCCGGGAGGAGATGGGGGTGCCGCTGGAGATAGTGAACGACGGCGAGGTGACGGCCCTGGCGGGATCCATGTCACTGGAGGACAACGGGGTGCTGGGCATCGCCATGGGCACCAGCGAGGCGGGCGGCTATGTGACCATGGACGGGAACATCACGGGCTGGCTGAACGAGCTGGCTTTCTGCCCGGTGGACTACAACCCGGACGCGCCCGTCGAGGAGTGGTCGGGCGATGTCGGCGTGGGCGCGCGGTATTTCTCGCAGCAGTGCGTGTTCCGCCTGGCGCCCGCGGCGGGCATTGACCTGCCCCTGAACGTGACGAATGCCGACAAGCTGAAGGCCGCGCAGGCGAAACTGGAGTCGGGCGACGCCGGGGCGCGGCGCATCTGGGAGAGCATGGGCGTGTACCTGGGCTACACGCTGGCCCATTACGCGGACTTTTACACCCTGAAACATGTGTTAATACTGGGACGCTGCACGTCGGGGTCGGGCGGCGACCTGATTCTCGACGGCGCGCGCCGGGTGCTGGAGCGGGAATTCCCCGAAGTGGCGGCGCGGGTGGAGATACAACTGCCCGACGAGAAGAGCCGCCGGGTGGGTCAGTCCATCGCCGCGGCGAGCCTCCCGGTGATTGGGAAGTGA
- a CDS encoding ABC transporter permease produces MRAYILRRLMLMVPTFLGISMLTFALIQLAPGSPVAFKLRGLEGAMKSDAATAQIMEQTRALYGLDKPLHTQYFLWLGRLVTLDFGKSMKDQRPVMDKIAEALPITLQLNLISIFLVYLLSIPLGVYSATHAGAKTDSALTVGLFLLYSLPGFWVAMLLILFLGGGEYLDWFPIHGINSSGAESLPSGAWLLDRLWHMALPLFCLTYGSLAYLSRYMRAGMLDVLRQDYVRTARAYGFPERTVVWKYAMRNSLIAIVTLLGGLLPALIGGSIIIESIFSIPGMGRLAFEAVLSRDYPLIMGEVAIASLLTLAGLLLSDLLYVLVDPRIKLE; encoded by the coding sequence ATGCGGGCCTACATCCTGCGCAGGCTGATGCTGATGGTGCCGACCTTTCTCGGCATCAGCATGCTCACCTTCGCGCTGATCCAGCTTGCTCCGGGCAGCCCGGTGGCCTTCAAGCTGCGCGGGCTCGAGGGCGCCATGAAATCCGACGCGGCCACGGCGCAGATCATGGAGCAGACCAGGGCGCTCTACGGGCTGGACAAGCCCCTGCACACGCAGTATTTCCTGTGGCTGGGGCGGCTGGTGACGCTGGACTTCGGGAAGAGCATGAAGGACCAGCGGCCCGTGATGGACAAGATTGCCGAGGCGCTGCCCATCACCCTCCAGCTCAACCTGATTTCCATTTTCCTGGTGTACCTGCTCTCGATCCCCCTGGGGGTGTACTCGGCGACGCATGCGGGCGCGAAGACGGACAGCGCCCTGACCGTGGGGCTTTTCCTGCTCTACAGCCTGCCGGGTTTCTGGGTGGCCATGCTGCTGATCCTCTTTCTGGGCGGCGGCGAGTACCTGGACTGGTTTCCCATCCACGGCATCAACTCGTCGGGCGCGGAGTCCCTCCCCTCCGGCGCGTGGCTGCTGGACCGGCTTTGGCACATGGCGCTGCCCCTGTTCTGCCTGACCTACGGGAGCCTGGCGTACCTGTCGCGGTACATGCGGGCGGGCATGCTCGACGTGCTCCGGCAGGACTATGTGCGGACGGCGCGGGCCTACGGTTTTCCCGAACGGACCGTGGTGTGGAAGTACGCGATGCGCAACTCGCTCATCGCGATTGTGACCCTTCTGGGCGGGCTGCTGCCCGCGCTCATCGGCGGCAGCATCATCATCGAGAGCATCTTCTCGATACCGGGCATGGGCCGCCTGGCCTTCGAGGCGGTGCTGAGCCGGGATTACCCGCTGATCATGGGCGAGGTGGCCATCGCGTCGCTGCTGACGCTGGCGGGGCTGCTCCTGAGCGACCTGCTCTACGTGCTGGTGGACCCGAGGATTAAACTGGAATGA
- a CDS encoding ABC transporter permease translates to MSGAAQKEARQGYWPLVWRQFRRNKPALFGVALVLLMGLTALCAPLLAGDVPLWLVKGGKTYPLPNLITYADLRAENLYNNFDRWRPGEGEYALWPPVPHGPLRQDLSRRLEPPGAAHWFGTDDRGRDVLSRIVWGSRVSMSVGFIAVGIAVLIGVVLGAVAGFYGGWADAAILRVIEVWICVPSFFLIITVMAFLEPGIMNIMVVIGLTSWPGVARLVRGEFLKVKGQDYATAARASGLGDLRVMFRHLLPNAISPVFVSATFGVAGAILTESGLSFLGFGVPPPTASWGEILKQSQSYVDFAWWLVLFPGIAVFVTVVAFNLVGDGLRDAMDPRLRQ, encoded by the coding sequence ATGAGCGGCGCGGCGCAAAAAGAGGCGCGCCAGGGCTACTGGCCGCTGGTGTGGCGACAGTTCCGCCGGAACAAACCCGCGCTTTTCGGCGTGGCGCTGGTGCTGCTCATGGGGCTTACGGCACTGTGCGCGCCCCTGCTCGCGGGTGACGTGCCCCTGTGGCTGGTGAAGGGCGGAAAAACCTACCCCCTGCCGAACCTCATCACCTACGCCGACCTCCGCGCGGAGAACCTCTACAACAACTTCGACCGCTGGCGGCCCGGCGAGGGCGAGTACGCCCTGTGGCCGCCGGTGCCGCACGGCCCGCTGCGGCAGGATCTGTCGCGGCGGCTCGAGCCGCCCGGTGCGGCCCACTGGTTCGGCACGGACGACCGGGGCCGCGACGTGCTCAGCAGGATTGTCTGGGGCTCGCGCGTCTCCATGTCCGTGGGGTTCATCGCCGTGGGCATTGCGGTGCTCATCGGGGTGGTGTTGGGCGCGGTGGCGGGATTCTACGGCGGCTGGGCGGACGCGGCGATTCTCCGGGTGATCGAGGTGTGGATATGCGTCCCCTCGTTCTTCCTGATCATCACGGTGATGGCCTTTCTTGAGCCGGGCATCATGAACATCATGGTGGTCATCGGCCTGACGAGCTGGCCGGGCGTGGCGCGGCTGGTCAGGGGCGAGTTTCTGAAGGTGAAGGGCCAGGACTATGCGACGGCGGCGCGGGCCTCGGGCCTGGGCGACCTGCGGGTGATGTTCCGGCACCTGCTGCCGAACGCGATCAGCCCGGTCTTTGTCAGCGCCACCTTCGGCGTGGCCGGGGCGATCCTGACGGAGTCGGGCCTGAGCTTCCTGGGCTTCGGCGTGCCGCCGCCCACGGCGAGCTGGGGCGAGATACTGAAGCAGTCGCAGAGTTATGTGGACTTCGCCTGGTGGCTGGTTCTTTTCCCCGGCATCGCGGTGTTTGTGACCGTGGTGGCCTTCAACCTGGTGGGCGACGGCCTGCGCGACGCCATGGACCCGAGGCTGCGGCAATGA
- a CDS encoding PIG-L family deacetylase, with product MKLSLETAELFVPDGLPLEEALARTTHMAVAAHQDDIEIMAHDGVAACFQQPDKWFTGVVVTNGAGSPRDGVYARYTDDEMILVRRKEQKKAAVVGEYAAQALLDLPSGAVKDAANTAAVDDLEALLRAARPEVVYTHNLADKHDTHVGVTLKLIAALRRLPTELRPKKLYGCEVWRDLDWMTDGDKVAFDTTSHENLQAALLGVFDSQIAGGKRYDLATMGRRRAHATYHASHGVDATTGTVFAMDLSPLLQDDGPDPLELVLAHIGRFQREVEERFGKLRHKV from the coding sequence ATGAAACTGAGCCTTGAGACCGCTGAATTGTTTGTGCCCGACGGGCTACCCCTGGAGGAGGCCCTGGCGCGGACCACGCACATGGCCGTGGCGGCGCACCAGGACGACATCGAAATCATGGCGCACGACGGCGTCGCCGCGTGCTTCCAGCAGCCGGACAAGTGGTTCACGGGCGTGGTGGTGACCAACGGCGCGGGTTCGCCCCGGGACGGGGTCTACGCGCGGTACACGGACGATGAGATGATTCTGGTGCGGCGCAAGGAGCAGAAGAAGGCGGCCGTGGTGGGCGAGTACGCCGCACAGGCGCTGCTGGACCTGCCGAGCGGCGCGGTGAAGGACGCCGCGAACACGGCGGCGGTGGACGACCTGGAGGCGCTGCTGCGCGCGGCGCGCCCGGAGGTGGTGTACACGCACAATCTGGCGGACAAGCACGACACCCATGTGGGCGTGACGCTGAAACTCATTGCCGCCCTGCGCCGCCTGCCTACGGAACTTCGCCCGAAAAAACTCTACGGCTGCGAGGTGTGGCGCGATTTGGACTGGATGACGGACGGGGACAAGGTCGCCTTTGACACGACGTCCCATGAGAACCTCCAGGCGGCGCTGCTGGGCGTCTTCGACTCGCAGATTGCCGGGGGCAAGCGCTATGACCTGGCCACCATGGGCCGGCGCAGGGCCCACGCGACCTACCACGCCTCGCACGGCGTGGATGCCACGACGGGCACGGTGTTCGCGATGGACCTGTCGCCGCTTCTGCAGGACGACGGGCCGGACCCGCTGGAACTGGTTCTGGCGCACATTGGACGGTTCCAGCGCGAGGTGGAGGAGCGGTTTGGGAAACTTAGGCACAAAGTATAG